One part of the Aurantibacillus circumpalustris genome encodes these proteins:
- a CDS encoding T9SS type A sorting domain-containing protein, giving the protein MIKITKLTLCFCLGMILCFKMKSQLSGTYNIPTNYPSLSAAISDLNVQGVSGPVFIEITSGYTETAPVGGYSLTATGTALNQITFRKIGVGANPLITSYVGGTGTPATATQDGVWRLIGSDYITIDGIDISDPNTTNPSTMEYGYGLFRASTTDGCQNNTIKNCVINLRTINNVSGSGSAVDGSRGINLVNSLANSQTIVLAPISFAGTNSNNRFYANTIRNCNVGIALIGYAAPSPFTLADSGNDIGGLSSLQGNNIMNFGGAVAATNPAAGVRTLAQYNLNVSYNTFNNNDGSGVNHTNALRGIYVNAATSANVTITNNTLTLNGGSGNSQVSVIENLSGATAANNTITIIGNTLLNCGNALNTTGSFFGIYNNGASASYLDLTGNTFSTVATKATTGTNYLIYNTGAIANTIKIDNNLIANCTNSASTTGFYYSIYNNVISAAALSMSSNTFSNNVTNASTGSTYLIYNASATSNNITLNNNTITNCANSITSTGAFYGIYNNGASTANLGISGNSFLNHQVNSFSGSTYLIYNTASISGGITMNTNLVSNCTHSVTSSGSLFGIYNNASSSTTLEINDNIFSSNTAAVVNGSVHLVFNRGSSTNTFVSTSMSNNLISNCNFTATSNGPFLGIYNNGVTSDNLSLSNNTLTLNAWSSTTSLKYLIYNTGSVNTILNLNNNVISSWTNTNNTTGSFNGIYNTGSVTSALNMCNNTFSAISNDATSGSTYLMYNTGALAGGVITMTSNIFASILNSANTSGFFYGIYNSGTTFSDLKITNNTFTNNVVNSATGVTNLIYNTGAISTSINSINLSNNLISNCTTSVSSNGTFYGIYNNSASCLTLTINNNSFLNNASYANNGQSYFMYNRGSAANTFVAIHMSNNIISNCINSSATGTFYSIWNNGVTSNITSILSNTITNNDWNSTTGTRYLISNWGVALNSTNISNNLIANCTNTSGTTGFLYGIYNNNNTSVSSTSLIISNNTFTNNASAATTGETHFINSSGLSNNTFTSIEISNNLISGCTSTVSAGGAFYGIYNNTASADNITISQNTFTNSVLTSSTGSTFLIYNRGAGANVFTSATYSANVIASVTLANNSSGAFYGIFNSGAAATTASLLSIKNNSFTNMVSLSTTGAINIIYNNCPVSNSISITDNYITNFTNTLSTSGTFYGIINSGASSAGDITIQDNKFLNLISTASSGARYLIYNNGAISNSIVIGNNLISNCSHSISLNGSLYGMYNNSSVSAVLASINNNTLTNNFSLSNNGNTYLLVNSGTLTNTLATVGISGNVIDNYTCNATSGNFYGIYNAGYTSVDLSIVTNTLSHITLTSTSTSQQGIYNSGRITNAILIKNNLVDGYTNRSNAAGSFYGITNVASFANSNFPDNLAIEDNRFLNTDINSTSGSIYFVNNTGVNTNTINSLSIKNNLVSNSNYSISLNGSWFGIYNTSIASGSLSLSSNTLANVQANSATSSRYMVYNGGSIINSANLSNNSVTGFTNTNNTSGTYYGINNGGNSQGDVTIANNKLVNIQLSSTTGAAYGLYNTGNIINTLQINTNLISNLTHSSTSSGVFSAVYNNNVPVGALNVSANTFTNISLYSLNGSSYLIYNRAAASTTVGVVNINSNNIGAFGFEANSGSYGTIYNSGISFGSMSVTSNTLMNCIYTTTTGSRYFVYNTGAGSNLNVSNNLVSGLTSTLNTTGSYYGINNGGGVDGLIASGNTFLNHTLTATSGSVFIIYNTSATNSLITFGNNVVSNFSYDATGSGGFLGLYNSAAPTLSLSINSNTLTTLSLNTLNGATHFVYNRGANGSLINEISFANNKISSINYTATSGSFYGLFNNNNSFANLNISGNFISNFICNTVTSPRYHIFNNGNGSGDINVNSNLVSNYTSSLSTTGVFYDLLNTGNSGSNLSVTGNTFSAQLLATTTGSTFGIYNSGLITGSVNINNNLLSQLNHSCTTGVLFSLYNNGTTCSNLSMSGNTLSTISTNNSSGSKFQVYNTSSASNSIRLNNNSITNYSASLNTSGDFAGIFNQGNSQGSFDASGNFLTNFIFPASTGTCYGIFNGGTVATIAAINNNQASGVSYVSTDVGTFYGVCNLASTSSSLSVSGNTINNTAVSVPSVALNIIYNSGTSTTLINSISMNNNSITNFTNTIGAVDFYGIHNTCPASGLLSLDGNVFGNNVSGASTANTHLIYNSAAVTNSISMSNNSLSAGFNNSVSGYSGNLYSIHNIGGAASTTLSMNGNNFSSYFFSGMVGAGNIYFIHNTNNNARYDINNNTWSNLLLNHNGNEYLIYNPSNTSAELNVNSNSVSGYTRSATAASFYGYYSNGSSPAACSQLISGNNFSNIVAATLGTGSFYGIFNIDGTGTLFPKKTISNNSISNVNYQGLGFFYGYYLDLMGDNSIVGSSVNTNTLSSVSWGGPLYGIYVGPSVSSGIAASVYGNTIRNLNTSGTTADVSGAYLSAAGYGLNFYKNKISDITSGGILGTANGVRVPTTTTISINNNLIGNINTPVSSAANSVNGINILGGTRANVFYNTVNLNTSSTGTVFSSSALYVSSGVQIDVRNNIFINTSTPSGIGNSVAFRRSFSSLVNYLNSSNNNIFYTGIPAPNRLIYADASTVNQTLPAFQVLVAPRESASVFENTSFLSTIGTSTNFLHIDPAIPSLSESGAVNVLTIFDDVDSDVRQGNVGYSGTGTAPDIGADEYNQSLLSCTSANAGSVIVASSTIQCEGETFYLLSTGFTAAGDIVHQWKVSTNSGGPYSNVAGGIGANTTAYTTSTLSAGNYYFVLVTTCTLGSISGTSNEVTVTVNATPSASASVLSQTICSGEDLVLSSNSNIGTSYLWQGPNNFTSTLQNPTITLGGTNASGLYTLIVADVNCTSLPVFVSTTVYPTPPAFSISLASSTICIGNSQTLTASLPITNPTLTFGSQSNVNQTSGYPAPYSLYYGGQKMQMLILAGELAAAGFTTGTPIQSIQFPVSSLGSNWGASINDCKNFMVGMKSTTVSALSVFEAGVSNVVSPSNFTPSIGYANTHSFSAPFVWDGISNLIVETVFSNSLIGTSANAVIQYNSPTGFLSTLVYRADNQSVSTIAAATTSNVNFGFVRPDFKLNGTQIGTYSWSPSNSLSAGSGVSVIASPTTTSIYSVTLSDGQCASSSTTSVEVILNPTITISTTSSLVCLGNTATLTANGATTYTWSTISTNTSIVISPFVSTTYAVYGSNVACPTSSTSIFITHGPALAITTLASPAVLCQSGSSTLSASGASSYTWTGGVNAASVVVSPTSTTIYTVAATTGPGCWTTKLVNVKVNPLPTISITPSAATICVGESTTFEASGVFSFTWTPGSSNSPIIVVSPTSQEVFTVTGSDLNNCLNTSTASVLVNECVGLTNVLNSDKGLRLFPNPSSGIVNLSMELDGEKDIHVLNSIGALIYQTKTTGELKMIDLSSVTKGIYFIYIKIQESTSVYKLIID; this is encoded by the coding sequence ATGATAAAAATTACAAAACTCACATTGTGTTTTTGTTTGGGAATGATTTTGTGCTTCAAAATGAAGTCGCAACTTTCGGGCACTTATAATATTCCGACAAACTATCCAAGCTTGTCAGCTGCAATTTCTGATCTTAACGTACAGGGTGTAAGTGGACCTGTGTTTATAGAAATTACCTCAGGGTATACCGAGACGGCACCTGTTGGAGGTTATAGTCTTACTGCAACAGGTACAGCACTTAATCAAATCACATTTAGAAAAATCGGAGTAGGAGCTAATCCTTTGATAACGTCTTATGTTGGAGGAACGGGCACTCCAGCTACAGCAACACAGGATGGAGTTTGGCGACTAATTGGATCAGACTATATTACAATTGACGGAATAGATATATCAGATCCAAATACCACAAATCCTTCTACAATGGAATACGGTTATGGATTATTTAGAGCAAGCACAACGGATGGTTGCCAAAATAATACGATTAAGAATTGTGTGATTAATTTAAGAACTATCAATAATGTAAGTGGTTCTGGTTCCGCAGTTGATGGATCGCGAGGAATTAATTTGGTTAATTCACTTGCAAATTCACAAACAATCGTTTTAGCGCCGATTTCTTTTGCGGGAACAAACTCGAATAATAGATTTTATGCAAATACAATTAGAAATTGTAATGTAGGAATTGCCTTAATCGGATACGCTGCACCTAGTCCATTTACCCTTGCTGATAGCGGAAATGACATTGGGGGTTTAAGCAGTTTGCAAGGGAATAACATAATGAATTTTGGTGGAGCAGTTGCCGCAACTAATCCAGCGGCCGGAGTTAGAACATTAGCACAGTATAATCTTAATGTTTCTTATAATACTTTTAATAACAACGACGGATCAGGTGTAAATCATACAAATGCATTAAGAGGAATTTATGTTAATGCGGCGACTAGTGCAAATGTTACAATCACAAATAACACACTTACTTTAAACGGTGGAAGTGGTAACTCACAAGTTTCGGTAATCGAAAATCTTTCTGGAGCTACTGCAGCAAATAACACTATTACAATAATCGGTAACACACTCTTAAATTGTGGAAATGCGCTAAACACTACGGGTTCTTTTTTTGGTATTTATAACAATGGAGCGTCTGCAAGTTATTTGGACTTAACGGGTAATACATTTAGTACCGTTGCCACAAAAGCAACGACTGGGACAAATTATTTAATTTATAACACAGGTGCTATTGCGAACACTATTAAGATAGATAATAATCTTATTGCTAATTGTACGAATTCTGCTAGTACTACGGGATTTTATTATTCGATATACAACAATGTTATATCTGCTGCTGCGCTTTCAATGAGTTCTAATACATTTAGCAACAATGTTACAAACGCTTCGACCGGATCTACTTATTTAATTTACAATGCTAGCGCAACGAGCAATAATATTACATTAAATAATAATACTATAACTAATTGTGCTAATTCAATTACGTCGACAGGCGCTTTTTACGGGATATATAATAATGGAGCTTCAACAGCAAATTTGGGAATATCCGGAAACAGTTTTTTAAATCATCAGGTTAACTCGTTTAGTGGATCAACGTATTTGATATACAACACGGCTTCAATTAGTGGAGGAATCACGATGAATACAAATCTTGTTTCTAATTGCACGCATTCGGTGACATCAAGTGGTTCTCTTTTTGGAATATATAACAACGCTTCTTCGTCCACCACCTTAGAAATTAATGATAATATATTTTCTTCAAATACCGCAGCTGTTGTTAACGGATCTGTGCATTTAGTTTTTAATCGTGGTTCAAGTACAAATACTTTTGTTAGTACGAGTATGAGTAACAACCTTATTTCCAATTGTAATTTTACCGCAACATCGAATGGCCCATTTTTAGGAATTTATAATAATGGTGTTACTAGTGATAATTTGAGTTTATCGAACAATACGCTTACGTTAAACGCTTGGTCTTCTACAACAAGCTTAAAATATTTGATTTACAATACTGGTTCGGTAAATACAATTCTAAATTTAAATAACAATGTGATTTCAAGTTGGACAAACACAAATAACACAACGGGATCCTTTAATGGAATATATAACACCGGCTCGGTGACTTCTGCGTTAAATATGTGTAATAATACTTTTTCGGCTATTAGCAATGACGCCACTTCTGGATCAACTTACTTAATGTATAATACAGGTGCTTTAGCAGGGGGAGTTATTACGATGACAAGTAATATTTTTGCAAGTATCTTAAATTCCGCAAACACGTCCGGGTTTTTTTATGGAATCTATAACAGTGGCACTACTTTTTCTGATTTAAAAATTACAAATAACACGTTCACAAACAATGTTGTTAATTCAGCTACAGGTGTTACAAATCTTATATATAATACGGGAGCAATTAGTACAAGTATTAACAGTATTAATCTTAGTAATAATTTAATTTCTAACTGTACAACTTCAGTAAGTTCAAATGGAACTTTTTATGGCATATACAATAATTCAGCTTCCTGTTTAACGTTAACTATAAATAATAATTCATTTTTGAATAACGCGTCGTATGCTAATAATGGACAAAGTTATTTCATGTATAACCGCGGATCGGCAGCAAATACTTTTGTAGCCATACATATGAGTAATAATATTATTTCCAACTGTATTAACTCATCGGCAACTGGTACCTTTTACAGTATTTGGAATAACGGTGTAACTTCTAACATAACAAGTATTCTTAGCAACACAATTACAAATAACGATTGGAATTCTACAACAGGAACCCGTTATTTGATAAGTAATTGGGGAGTAGCTTTAAATTCAACTAATATTAGTAATAACCTTATTGCCAACTGTACTAATACAAGTGGAACTACCGGGTTTTTATATGGGATTTATAATAACAATAACACTTCAGTTTCTTCAACCTCTTTAATAATAAGTAACAATACATTTACGAACAATGCTTCAGCAGCAACAACTGGCGAAACGCATTTTATTAATAGTAGCGGCTTGTCAAATAATACGTTTACAAGTATTGAAATCTCCAATAATTTAATATCAGGTTGCACGAGCACTGTTAGTGCAGGTGGAGCTTTTTATGGAATTTATAATAACACGGCGTCGGCAGATAATATAACTATTAGTCAAAATACTTTCACTAACTCGGTTTTGACTTCATCGACCGGCTCAACTTTTTTGATCTACAATAGGGGGGCGGGAGCAAATGTTTTTACGTCGGCAACCTACAGTGCTAATGTAATAGCAAGCGTAACTTTAGCAAATAATTCCAGTGGAGCATTTTATGGTATTTTTAATAGCGGAGCGGCAGCAACAACGGCCTCATTATTGAGTATTAAGAACAATTCATTCACTAATATGGTTTCGTTGTCAACGACGGGGGCTATCAACATAATCTACAATAATTGTCCGGTTTCAAACTCAATTTCGATCACGGATAATTATATTACCAATTTTACAAATACTCTAAGCACAAGTGGAACATTTTATGGAATCATAAATTCAGGAGCATCATCTGCTGGTGATATAACTATACAGGATAATAAGTTTTTAAATTTAATTTCGACAGCGAGCAGTGGAGCGCGCTACCTGATTTATAACAATGGAGCAATTTCTAATTCTATTGTTATCGGGAATAATCTAATTTCAAATTGCAGTCATAGCATTAGTTTGAACGGTTCTTTATATGGAATGTACAACAACAGTTCTGTATCAGCTGTTCTCGCTTCGATAAATAACAATACACTTACAAATAATTTTTCTCTTTCCAATAATGGAAATACATATTTGCTTGTAAATTCAGGGACTTTAACAAACACCTTGGCTACCGTTGGTATCTCAGGTAATGTTATTGATAACTATACGTGTAATGCAACAAGTGGTAATTTTTATGGTATCTATAACGCCGGGTACACTTCCGTAGACTTGTCAATAGTTACAAATACGCTTAGTCATATTACTCTAACAAGTACAAGTACTAGTCAACAAGGAATATATAACAGCGGGCGAATTACAAATGCCATTTTAATAAAGAATAATTTAGTAGATGGTTACACAAATAGGAGCAATGCGGCAGGAAGTTTTTATGGCATTACAAACGTGGCGAGTTTCGCTAACTCTAATTTCCCTGATAATTTAGCAATTGAGGATAATCGCTTTTTAAATACAGACATAAATTCTACAAGCGGTAGTATTTATTTTGTAAATAATACAGGCGTAAACACCAATACAATTAATTCACTAAGTATTAAGAATAATTTAGTTTCAAATTCTAATTATTCAATAAGTTTAAATGGAAGTTGGTTTGGTATTTATAATACAAGTATTGCGTCAGGAAGCCTGAGTTTAAGTAGTAATACTCTAGCAAACGTGCAAGCAAATTCTGCAACAAGTAGTAGGTATATGGTATACAATGGTGGTTCAATTATAAACTCTGCTAACCTTTCAAATAACAGCGTAACTGGCTTTACTAACACTAATAATACTAGTGGAACTTATTATGGAATAAACAACGGCGGTAATTCGCAAGGTGATGTCACGATTGCGAATAATAAGCTTGTAAATATTCAACTTTCTTCAACTACTGGAGCAGCATACGGTTTATATAATACAGGCAATATTATAAACACACTTCAGATAAATACTAATTTAATTTCAAATTTAACGCACTCTTCAACTTCATCAGGTGTGTTTTCAGCAGTGTATAATAACAATGTACCAGTAGGAGCTCTTAATGTTTCTGCGAACACATTTACAAATATTTCGCTGTATTCCTTAAATGGTTCTTCTTATCTGATCTACAATAGGGCTGCGGCCTCAACAACTGTTGGTGTTGTTAATATAAATTCAAATAATATTGGAGCTTTTGGTTTCGAAGCCAATAGCGGTTCATATGGTACCATATACAATAGTGGGATTTCATTTGGGAGCATGAGTGTGACTAGTAACACACTTATGAATTGTATTTATACCACCACAACAGGATCTCGCTATTTTGTTTATAACACTGGAGCAGGATCTAACTTGAACGTTTCAAATAATTTGGTTTCAGGCCTAACAAGTACTCTAAATACTACGGGCTCTTACTACGGCATTAACAATGGTGGAGGTGTTGATGGTCTGATTGCGAGTGGAAATACGTTTTTGAATCACACACTCACCGCGACGAGTGGCTCAGTATTTATTATCTATAATACTTCGGCAACTAATAGTTTAATTACGTTCGGAAATAATGTTGTATCAAATTTCAGTTATGATGCCACAGGCAGCGGAGGTTTTTTAGGTCTATATAATAGCGCCGCACCCACTCTTAGTTTAAGCATTAACAGCAATACTTTAACAACGCTTTCGCTAAATACTTTAAATGGCGCTACGCATTTTGTTTACAATCGCGGAGCCAATGGTAGTCTGATAAATGAAATATCATTTGCAAATAATAAAATCTCAAGCATTAATTATACCGCGACATCAGGATCATTTTATGGGTTATTTAATAATAACAACTCTTTTGCCAATTTAAATATAAGTGGAAATTTTATAAGTAATTTTATTTGCAACACAGTAACAAGTCCACGCTATCACATTTTTAATAATGGAAACGGCTCTGGCGATATTAATGTCAATTCAAATTTAGTTTCAAATTACACCTCCTCATTAAGTACTACTGGTGTTTTTTATGACTTGTTAAACACTGGTAATTCAGGGTCCAATCTTAGTGTGACGGGAAATACGTTTAGTGCCCAGTTACTGGCAACTACAACAGGCTCAACATTTGGGATCTACAACTCTGGTTTAATAACGGGTTCGGTTAATATTAATAACAATCTTCTATCTCAATTAAATCATTCATGCACAACAGGTGTTTTATTCTCGCTTTATAATAATGGCACAACATGTTCTAATTTAAGTATGAGTGGAAACACTTTATCAACCATTAGTACAAACAATTCTTCGGGATCAAAATTCCAGGTGTATAACACAAGTTCGGCAAGTAACTCTATTCGATTAAACAATAATTCCATTACCAATTATTCAGCTTCATTAAATACTAGTGGAGATTTTGCTGGGATCTTTAATCAGGGTAATTCCCAAGGAAGTTTTGATGCAAGTGGTAATTTCTTAACTAATTTTATTTTCCCTGCATCAACGGGTACTTGTTATGGAATTTTCAATGGAGGTACTGTCGCAACAATAGCCGCTATTAACAATAATCAAGCTTCAGGTGTTTCCTATGTTTCAACAGATGTAGGCACTTTTTACGGCGTATGTAATCTTGCCTCCACATCTTCTTCACTGAGCGTGAGTGGGAATACAATAAATAACACAGCAGTTAGTGTTCCTTCGGTAGCTTTAAATATAATTTATAATTCAGGGACTTCTACCACGCTAATTAATTCAATTAGCATGAATAATAATTCAATTACAAATTTCACCAATACTATTGGAGCAGTTGATTTTTATGGGATTCATAATACATGCCCTGCATCAGGTTTGTTAAGCTTGGATGGAAATGTATTCGGTAATAATGTGTCAGGGGCGTCAACTGCTAATACTCATTTGATTTATAATTCGGCTGCTGTAACAAATTCTATTTCAATGTCAAATAATAGTCTGAGCGCAGGATTTAATAATAGTGTGTCGGGCTATTCAGGGAATTTATACAGCATTCATAACATTGGTGGCGCAGCATCTACAACTTTAAGTATGAATGGAAACAATTTCTCCTCTTACTTTTTTAGCGGAATGGTAGGAGCCGGAAATATTTATTTTATTCATAACACAAACAATAATGCGCGTTACGATATAAATAATAACACTTGGTCTAATCTTTTGTTAAATCATAATGGGAATGAATATTTAATTTATAATCCGTCTAACACTTCAGCGGAACTTAATGTAAACAGTAATTCGGTTTCCGGATACACGCGTTCAGCTACCGCCGCATCTTTCTATGGTTACTATTCAAACGGAAGTTCTCCTGCGGCCTGTTCGCAATTGATTTCTGGAAATAATTTTTCGAACATAGTAGCCGCTACACTTGGAACGGGTTCGTTTTATGGAATATTTAATATTGATGGCACTGGAACCTTATTCCCTAAAAAAACAATAAGCAATAATTCTATTTCGAATGTTAACTACCAAGGTCTTGGATTCTTTTACGGCTATTACCTTGACTTAATGGGGGATAATTCTATAGTAGGTTCTTCAGTTAACACTAACACCTTATCAAGCGTATCTTGGGGCGGACCTCTATACGGTATTTATGTTGGACCGAGTGTGTCTTCGGGAATTGCTGCAAGTGTTTATGGAAATACAATTCGTAATCTTAATACTTCTGGAACCACCGCAGATGTCAGTGGAGCCTACTTATCAGCAGCAGGTTATGGTTTAAATTTTTATAAGAATAAAATAAGTGATATAACATCCGGTGGAATACTAGGAACAGCAAATGGTGTTAGAGTGCCGACCACCACCACCATATCAATAAACAACAATCTAATAGGTAATATCAATACACCAGTTTCATCTGCTGCAAATTCTGTGAATGGAATTAACATACTTGGTGGAACACGTGCAAATGTTTTTTATAACACAGTTAATCTGAACACGAGCAGTACAGGAACTGTCTTTAGTTCAAGTGCATTATATGTTTCTTCGGGTGTTCAAATCGATGTGCGAAATAATATTTTTATCAATACTTCTACTCCGAGCGGAATAGGAAATAGCGTGGCCTTTAGAAGAAGCTTTAGTTCTCTTGTTAATTATTTAAACTCTTCAAATAATAATATTTTTTACACAGGTATTCCAGCACCTAATCGTTTAATATACGCAGATGCATCAACGGTTAATCAAACATTGCCTGCGTTTCAGGTTTTAGTAGCACCTCGTGAAAGTGCTTCCGTTTTTGAGAACACTTCTTTTTTGAGTACTATTGGCACAAGTACAAATTTCCTTCACATAGATCCAGCGATTCCTTCCTTGTCTGAAAGTGGAGCCGTAAATGTCTTAACTATTTTCGACGATGTTGATAGCGATGTTCGACAAGGAAATGTTGGGTATTCGGGTACGGGAACAGCGCCAGATATTGGTGCTGATGAATACAATCAATCACTCTTGTCTTGCACGAGTGCAAATGCAGGAAGCGTTATTGTCGCTTCTTCTACTATTCAATGTGAGGGCGAAACATTTTACTTACTTTCAACAGGATTTACCGCGGCAGGTGATATTGTTCATCAGTGGAAAGTGTCGACAAACTCTGGTGGACCATATTCAAACGTTGCTGGTGGAATCGGTGCGAATACTACCGCATATACAACAAGTACCTTAAGCGCTGGCAATTATTATTTTGTTTTAGTAACCACTTGTACTCTTGGTTCTATATCGGGGACTTCGAATGAGGTAACCGTTACAGTTAATGCAACACCTTCTGCTTCTGCATCGGTATTGAGCCAAACTATTTGTTCAGGAGAGGATTTAGTTTTATCAAGTAATAGTAATATTGGAACTTCCTACTTATGGCAAGGACCAAATAATTTTACCTCTACTTTGCAGAATCCAACAATTACGCTTGGAGGCACCAATGCTAGCGGACTGTACACTCTTATAGTTGCAGATGTAAATTGCACATCGCTTCCTGTTTTTGTTTCTACCACAGTTTATCCAACACCTCCTGCGTTTTCGATCAGCTTAGCATCTTCAACAATTTGTATTGGTAATTCTCAAACACTTACTGCTTCTTTGCCAATAACAAATCCAACACTCACATTTGGCAGTCAAAGTAATGTGAATCAGACTTCAGGATATCCAGCTCCATACTCACTGTATTATGGAGGTCAAAAAATGCAAATGCTAATTTTAGCTGGGGAGCTTGCAGCCGCTGGATTTACGACCGGTACACCAATTCAAAGTATTCAATTTCCAGTTAGTTCACTTGGTTCAAATTGGGGTGCATCTATAAATGATTGTAAGAACTTTATGGTTGGAATGAAATCTACTACAGTAAGCGCACTCTCGGTTTTCGAAGCGGGCGTATCAAATGTTGTATCGCCATCTAATTTTACACCAAGTATTGGATATGCAAATACGCATAGTTTTTCGGCGCCATTTGTTTGGGATGGAATCAGTAATTTAATTGTAGAAACCGTTTTTTCAAATAGCCTTATTGGCACTTCAGCCAATGCGGTTATTCAATACAATTCTCCAACTGGTTTTTTAAGTACTTTAGTTTATCGAGCAGATAACCAAAGTGTTTCTACCATCGCTGCTGCAACTACCAGTAATGTGAATTTCGGCTTTGTGCGACCTGATTTTAAATTAAATGGAACTCAAATAGGAACGTATTCTTGGTCACCCTCAAACAGCCTGTCTGCTGGCTCAGGAGTATCAGTTATTGCTTCGCCCACCACAACAAGTATTTATTCGGTTACCTTATCTGATGGTCAGTGTGCCTCTTCAAGCACAACTTCTGTTGAGGTGATATTAAATCCTACAATAACTATTTCAACCACGAGCTCACTTGTATGTCTTGGCAACACTGCCACATTAACTGCAAATGGCGCAACCACTTATACATGGAGTACAATTTCGACTAATACTAGTATTGTTATTTCTCCTTTTGTCTCTACTACTTATGCTGTTTATGGAAGCAACGTGGCTTGCCCAACTTCCTCCACCAGCATATTCATAACACATGGACCTGCTCTCGCCATCACAACCCTGGCATCACCGGCAGTTTTATGTCAATCGGGAAGTTCTACACTTTCTGCTTCTGGTGCAAGTTCCTATACATGGACGGGTGGAGTTAACGCTGCCAGTGTTGTTGTTTCGCCAACAAGTACAACCATTTACACTGTTGCCGCTACAACTGGACCGGGTTGCTGGACAACAAAGTTGGTGAATGTTAAAGTAAATCCACTGCCAACGATTTCAATTACACCAAGTGCTGCAACAATTTGTGTTGGTGAATCAACAACATTCGAAGCTTCGGGAGTGTTTAGTTTTACCTGGACTCCGGGAAGTTCAAATTCTCCTATAATAGTGGTAAGTCCTACATCGCAAGAAGTGTTTACGGTTACTGGTTCTGATCTGAACAATTGCTTAAATACGTCAACAGCTTCTGTGTTGGTAAATGAGTGCGTTGGATTAACAAATGTTTTAAACTCTGATAAAGGTTTACGTTTGTTTCCAAATCCTTCTTCAGGAATCGTTAATCTATCAATGGAACTAGACGGTGAAAAGGATATCCATGTTTTAAATTCAATTGGAGCTTTGATCTATCAAACAAAAACTACTGGTGAATTAAAAATGATTGATTTATCATCAGTAACAAAAGGTATTTATTTTATTTACATAAAAATTCAAGAGAGTACAAGTGTGTATAAATTAATCATCGATTAA